Part of the Psilocybe cubensis strain MGC-MH-2018 chromosome 11, whole genome shotgun sequence genome is shown below.
AAGGATAACTCTTTGACCCCGTCGCGACCATTTCTCCTGCACTGCAGAGATGCGATCTTTTTCACGAACGGTGAGAGCGATTGGAGGTCCTCCGCGAGGGTCTAGGACATGAGAGCAATATGGGAGAAGAACTTCTGGAGCGCCTTTGACAGTCAACAAGAAGCATTCTCGAGTAAATGAATCCCATGCAGCTAACGGCGACACTAGAGGGCCATTTAGAGGTGTCGACATAGCCAGCTTGGATAGCTGTAGCATGTATTTGGTCTTTGTAAAATTGTCAGGTATAGCTCAGATTGTGTAGGCGCTCAGATCACCTTCGAATTGAAATTCTTTCTGAAAACGTTAACCCAACGCTGGCGCGTAACTTCCACGGAAGCAATCTTGTCCGAAAAACGTAGGATGGCGACATCTCAATTGACAAGGTTTCAGAAGAGAACAACGAATTTTAGGGAGTTGGTTTACCTGTAGCATTTCCGAGGATATTCTTGCCTTGGACCTTTTTCTCGTCATCATCAGAAGTGTCCTTGTCAAACGTCGCCGAGTTGCAGATGGCCCCAACTGCGGCTATCTGCGATAAATTGCTCTCAACTGGTGGTTGAGACTGATTAACAACCTGCCTATAGGCATTCGACTCATACGTCGTATCGAATACTGCCAAATTTTCAACGTGCATCGTATTCTGGGTCAACGTTCCTGTTTTATCCTGTACACATTTTTAGCAGGCAATTAAGAGGAAGAACTTTTAAAATTACTTACCGAACAAAGGACGTTTACAGAACCGAGGGTTTCTACAATCGATAACGATCTATAGAGATGTCAATTCAGTGGTATGATATCTGGACTACGTCAGGTGGGCACGCGTACTTGCATAgaatcttcttcttgctcAGCGTATTGGCGACTTTTGCAAGGGAAAGTGTTACTGCGACAGGTAAGCCTTCTGGAATGAATGCGACTGAACAAGAGTGTCAATAATCAAGGCAAGCCATAGATATACATAATAAGACTTACCCATAACTGATACAACATCAATCAAAAGAGTAGGGACGTTAATGTAATCCGGATGATCTCTACGAAGCCTGTCGACGACGGAGTTTAGTAAACACATTCAGAAGTGGAAACGAGATTACCTACCAAGCCGCCCACAGAATGACCATAAGAACCGCGACTGCTGTGGCAAGACTAGCAATAATTGCGACAAAGCGAAGTAGCTCGCGCTGCAAGGTCGTCAGCCTTGTTTGCTCATTGGATGACAACTTTGCGATAACACCGCTGTCAACAATTTTGAGGTGTTAACTTTTCATAAGAAATAAGGCGCCGTAGTGATACACACAAAACAGTATTGTCGCCTGTCTGAATCACCACCCCAACTCCCGACCCATTCACACAGTGGGTACCCTGCAGAGCAATATTCTTGGTCTAAAGAATCAATCAGACTTCACCGAATAAATAACGGTTCAGTTGGCATTCATATACCTCCAAAAAGTTATCGTCTGTCATTGTAACCCTGCCAGAAATTGGTTCGCTCTAGACAATAAATCAGGAAGAATTCATAATATGTATAGTATACTCACTTCCCCGGTAAGAACGCTACGATCGAATTGTAAATCTACACTGACTTCAATGAGCCTAAGGTCTGCCGGGATTTTCTCGCCCATGCTAATTGTAATGAGATCTCCTGGGACGAGTTCCTTTGCAGGGACTTGTGTGGAGACCGAGTCACGTAGAACAACAACATCCGACGGGAGCATTCCCTTGATGGAAGACATTACACGAGACGTCGAAAAGTCTTGCCATGCGTTGAAAATAGCTTGAATGAATAGGACCAAGAGGAGGACTACGGCAAGAGCCAGGTTGGACGCATTTGGGTTGGGTTCCCCGAGAGGCTTCCTGGTGGAATATATTATGTAAGGCAAAGTCTTTGCGAGGTAGTAGGGAAACTGACCATGCTATAAAGCAGACAATACTTGCTGCCAGAAGCAAGCTACCGAAGCCTCCAAGTATCCATTCAAGCAGTTTTCGTACCAAATTGGACTTGGGAGGTGATATAACATTCTTTCCATGAGTCTGTAAACGACGATGCGCCTGTGCCTTGTCCAAGCCAGTTTTCGGTGAAACGGAGAGACGGGAGAGCGCCTCTTCACTTGAAATCCTATGCCAGTCCAAAGAGGAAAGTTCTGTTGTTTTGACATTGTTAGTAGTAGAGACCTTGTTATGGAGATGATAAACCCACCTTTAACAGCTGCTTTGCGTTTGTCTAcatctttgcctttgcctttcccCAAAGTTGGGTTCTCGACGTTGATGCTCAACGTACGGTACTCCGTAGGCATTCGAACCGATGTGCGACCGTTATGACCAACCTTCTCATCAAAGCTCTCATCTCGAATATCAGTCGGGCCACGTCTTTGCGCCTCTACGTCGGCTCGCCTAGAATCCATTTCGTTCGCCGTGTAATAAAACTGCTAAAGAACAATGTGGAAAACAGAATACCGCTTGGCAAAAATGATATAGGGTTTTATACAAACCTGCGGGATTTTGCGATTGGCTATATTTTTTCCGACGGCGAGCTCTTTTCGCCATAGTGGTGCCCTGAGTTTCTGACGGATGGCCGAATTGTTTATGAATAGGTTTGAGCTCGGAGGGGCATGGCATAAAAGCCTCAGCtagaaagaagaaaacacaGGCCACCCTGGCATAGCTTTATCAATAGTCCACAACTGACAGCGTTATCTTCCATTTTGTTTCCAATGGGATGCTTAGCATTGAAAGCATCAGAGAACGGGACGATTGAAACCAAATGAAAAGGCTGAAAAAGTAGTTGTAATGAATCTTAATAATAATCAATTTATGATAGTTGTGAGTGGCAGAAATTCGCACCGAAAGGGATAACATGACCCGTATCATTGCCCAGTGCCCACGTCGTGAGAGTCGCATCTGTCAATAAGTCATGATATAAGAACAACTTCACAAGTTAATTGTCTTTCCAACGCATTCCAGATGATCAACATAGGTGGATAATATTTGCTACAACCATTTCTGGAAATTTGTTTCTGATCGTCCTCAAGTGCTTGGAGAGGCCTGCAGAATGTTGGAAATGATTTATTTGGCTCTAAAATATTTTAATCAAATCTTGTTTTGAACAGTCGGCAGCCCAAGCGTTGACATTCGAGAGATGGATACCTAGTAATTGTATTTCCGTTATCCTGGTAATCCGTAAATTTAGAAAACACGTACCAGGATGTGCAGAATTGTTCGAACTGACTCCTTTGGAA
Proteins encoded:
- a CDS encoding Sodium/potassium-transporting ATPase subunit alpha-1 — protein: MDSRRADVEAQRRGPTDIRDESFDEKVGHNGRTSVRMPTEYRTLSINVENPTLGKGKGKDVDKRKAAVKELSSLDWHRISSEEALSRLSVSPKTGLDKAQAHRRLQTHGKNVISPPKSNLVRKLLEWILGGFGSLLLAASIVCFIAWKPLGEPNPNASNLALAVVLLLVLFIQAIFNAWQDFSTSRVMSSIKGMLPSDVVVLRDSVSTQVPAKELVPGDLITISMGEKIPADLRLIEVSVDLQFDRSVLTGESEPISGRVTMTDDNFLETKNIALQGTHCVNGSGVGVVIQTGDNTVFGVIAKLSSNEQTRLTTLQRELLRFVAIIASLATAVAVLMVILWAAWLRRDHPDYINVPTLLIDVVSVMVAFIPEGLPVAVTLSLAKVANTLSKKKILCKSLSIVETLGSVNVLCSDKTGTLTQNTMHVENLAVFDTTYESNAYRQVVNQSQPPVESNLSQIAAVGAICNSATFDKDTSDDDEKKVQGKNILGNATDVAILRFSDKIASVEVTRQRWVNVFRKNFNSKTKYMLQLSKLAMSTPLNGPLVSPLAAWDSFTRECFLLTVKGAPEVLLPYCSHVLDPRGGPPIALTVREKDRISAVQEKWSRRGQRVILLARRIVRDDWLEKVAISNPQSEQFETAVEEYMTDLIIVGLVGLIDPLKPDIKHTVKVCRDAGIRFFIVTGDHPTTALSIAEQAGIISNPTRVHRVADLDPAPEKSIALYDSENEVQDLKSIIITGSELMALNSEQIHQLCQYEEIVFARTTPEQKLRIVNDFKNRGNVVAVTGDGVNDAPSLKSADCGVAMGNGSDVAKEAADLVLLGDFSSIIDAIKYGRLVYDNLKKTALYLLPAGSFSELMPIVLNIVIGVPQMLSNIQMIIICVATDVLPALSLCMEPPEDGLLLRRPRNIKKDRLVDWRLLLHAYGFLGVIESLCALSMSFWYLQIHGVPFSSLALSFATPENLSNELLFRAQSVYFFTLVLMQWGNLLATRGRKLSIIQHTPQSNLYIFPAAVAALGIAFFFCYVPWFQKVFQMRPVPAKHIFIPMTFGLTLLIFDEIRKYFVRRYPKGLLAKIAW